CAGATCCTCTGCCAGGAGTGATAATTCTCACGGCTAATCTTgatagtgctttattttttttctcttttattacatttaatatttccttatttgaatttcaaatattcaTATGCCATCATTATCTCATCCAAGTAAACTGAAAACTCTTTAAGGGAGTTTTTATACAGGAGAAATGAACTAAGAGTTCCCATGGAATGGTCATGATGCTAGggtctttatatattttacttaaatattttatctaagtTATTTCTATCTATGGCAGAGAGTATTACTATTGTGTTACAGATAGGGAAACTGGAAACTAGAGAGAAGTAATTTGTCCAAATTCACATAACtaggattcaaattaaaaacttagaaGACAGATCCATTTGTCTCAGAAGTCCACTACCATTTTTTATACCTTAGTGGTGAATACAGATCAGGATTCGTACACCATTCTCTTGGTTTCCAACTCTGAGTACTTCTGTATGTTTAGGACTGTCTTAGGTATGAAGAAAGAGATGGTATGCTTTCTTCAAGAAGTCAGGAGCAGAGTCACAGAGTGCATTGTGAATTAGGGAaattaatttatagaaaatacCTCTTGCCTATTCCCTCAAGTTTTGAGGAGGAAAGGTAGGAGAGAcaaactttgaaaagaaatagCAACAGTGCTCAGCAGAAGGGCAGAACTGCGAGTGGaatgatgttagagactggaagTGTCCTCTGACTGAAATATTCACTTCTCTATACTGTCTGTCATTTTCTGAGCCCCAAACACCAGAGAATGGCCACATTGAGTAGTTATTACAGAAAGCATGAATGCACAGAGCAGAATGCTTCAGAGCTACGGATAAGAGCTAAAAAGTCCAGTGCTAAATAGCTCATAAGTGACTCTAAGCTTGGGTCCCTTCTCACTAGTAAAGTTGCATCTTTATTCATCATTCATACATTTATCCACCTAACACTCATATATATTGATTGATCCTTTGCTATGTGCCTATGACTAGCATAGGTTTAAGGGCTATGTAAAGGTCTATAAACATTATTCTTCCTTCTGAAACACATAAAGGACTTACAGGATTTTCTACAATGACAGATTTTTAGAGTCCCCaagaagctcagtctccaaatattcCTTATATAATGAAAAGAGACATGACTTAGAatttagtcattaaaaaaaatgcagtaatTTGCTCTGTGAGTCCCCAGGCACTTATAACTTTTGGAAACTCCCTCAGAATTTCAGTGCTTAAAGAACTTAGATATCAATATCCTTTTCTGTTAGCTGAACATATTTCGTGTTTCAGTATTCTAACTTTAATTACTCACGTAATAAAGTTTTGAAAATACGAGGGGTTACCCCAAAGGGCAGCAGCCAGGACGTCAGGAGAGCCTTGGGCAGGCACAGTAGGGGTAGGCGCAGGTGAGAAGTCTTGGTTAGAGGTTGTTCTTTCAAGAACAGTCTGCAGCACTCACTCACCCTGTCTGGGACCATGAGAATGATCTGCAAAAGCTCTGCAACCACCCGTGTCCCTTCTAGTTTGTTGATGAGGATAATAGATGTCTCTGTAAGGACTATTAGATGTCTCTTCAAGGACTatttagaatggaaaaataatcTTTCCTGGAAGTTTCTCTCTAGATGATGCAATACCTAAAAGAAAAGGGTGCATCTCACTCTTCCCTCCAAGGGACACATTAGGAGAAAAGTGTCAGCAGTAATTGTGTATTCCCCAGGGTCAGGTTTCAAATGCTTCCTGGGATACAAAGCCTTGTCTCTCATAATTGAGTATTAAACTGAATGCCAGCACCCTGGGTGGCTGAGGAGTTCAAAACAGACTTCAGACAGGTCTTGCTTCTCTGGAATGCACATCAGTGAATGCATTGCTTCCCTCTGTTTTTCACTATGATTTCCATTCCCACTGATaagtgtgtatatacacacacacacacacacacacacaaacatgaaatatattatataaaaaaatatttttagaagtttttaaacCCATTTCATTTGATCCCTTAAAAATCTTTTTGTATCCTTAAAAATCATTAACATGGTATGTTTTCTGTTAtacttaacaattaaaaaaatttgtatgAGTTATGTATTCAATAAAGAGTTATtctataattttagaaatgaaggcTTCTGTTTAGATGTGAAgagtaaaagaacaaaatattctgaaaaattctAAGTTCCAAAAAGGTAAATggtgcattaaaaatatttcaaagtacaGATCCTCAaacaaatttgttaaaaaatgtttatttggttaGGATTCAAGACCAATTAATGTTATTCACCATGTTATCTGATTAAAGGCAAAACTGTATAGTtgtattaataaagaaaatatttcgggctggggatttggctcaagcggtagcgcgctggcctggcatgcgtgcggcccaggtcaggttcgatcctcagcaccacataccaacaaagatgttgtgtccaccgagaactaagaaataaatattattaaaaattctctctctctctctctccccctctctcctctctcactctctctttaaaaaaaaatatttcatgtactTCAGCCTCTATTTgtgctttaaaaggaaaaaaatctttatatactAGCAAAAGGCAAAAATCACTTCTAATAGTAagaagtcaaatattttaaaagttataaatcaTACTTattgctctctttaaaataaagaataagacaAGAAAGTTCTaccacaaaaactaaaaataaaatacagattttcttggaaataataaaacacaaaaaactaCACAGCATTAAGATTATAACAAAGAAATAGCATTATTTAAAGATGGTATGAAATTTTACATAGAATCTTCcagaagaatataaaaataaattttaagagattCAGCAAGTAGATCGATACAAACCAATATGTTTAATAATTCAACTATAATATGCCTCTAGTCAATGGAAATTATAATAAAGATAATACCACTTGAAATATAAACAAAGCATTGAACTAAAACCTAAATAAATTGATAGATACCGTTTTAATAAGCAGAGTGTCTCAGTAACATAAATATGCCAATCATAACAAATCTATCTTTAACGTCAGTGCATTTTCAGTCAACCTCCCATTTTGGATAAGGAGGAGCAGAAAAGGTCATTCTGAGGAAGATTAAAATGGTGAGGGTTTTCCAGTTGTATATCAAAGGTCATTATAAAGTGGTATTATAAAATACCAGTTGGAGAAAATAAGTCAATgtacatgaaaaaagaaacatgaaatttgACCTATGGTAGAGGAGATAGAGCAGATGACTGGGAAAAAAGGGTCTTAGGTGAAACAATAGTCTGCAGGGAAAGAGAGCAAGCAATGTTGTAATGGTCAATTGGAATTGTTAACTTGATTGGATGAAGAGATGCTGGGGATTATGGGTGTGTTGAtaagggtgtgtctaggaatgaatGGCATGTGtaatagccaactgaaatggagaccctccctaagtgtgggcagcactgtccaataggatgatggcttcgatggaataaaaattggaagaaaaaggaagtggCAGCTgatgcaagcttgattcttcttgacTGGGTTCTTGATTGCTCCTGCAATTGTCTGAGGATATTGAACTCTTGCTTCTTCattttccaaagcagactctgccagtgattctctagAAGCCTCAagtctcagactagggtagcactGTGGACCCTCTGAGGCTTCAGTCTCTTGGACTACACAACCACTGATTTTTCCAGCTCTCCAGTCTGCAGAGTTATGTAAGGCCACCTAGTATGTCCTCTTTTTATAATTGTACTtactgttgattctgttcctctggagaaccTGCCTAATACAAATGTTTAATAAACACTGCTGGAATTTTTCTCTTAACATAtggggcaaaaataaaataaaattgtatccAAACTTCATTACGTTTCCACAAAATCGACTACAGatagtttaaaaatttaacataaaagtaaaatttagtatttagaatgaaatttaggagatttataaaaagtaaaaaaaagttcttaatttaatgtatatatacataccacaAGAGACTAGATTTCTATCATCCATCAGATAAAAaataatcaactcaaaatgaattgaaGACTTACATAAAAGATGAGAAACAATGAAACTATTAGAAGAACAACTAGAGAAAATTATTCAGGAAATTGGAACAGGccaagatttttttgtgtgtgtgatttgttTTTAGTACAAAATTGCAGaagcaaggaaataaaagcaaaaagacaaGTAGAAAGTcttaaaaaaaggaagcaaataaCAGAGTCAAAGAGGCAACCTAtagaatggtaaaaaaaaaaaaggatttacaAGATATAATTTGGGCAAAGGTTGATATCCACAATACATAAGTAACtacaaaatgcaaatcaaaaggaatcaaacaatcatttaaaaattataatagacCTAAATAGTCATTTCTCAAAGGAAGacataaatgaccaaaaaatacatgaaaaaaatgctcaatatcattaatcatcagggaaatgcaaatcaaaaccataaaaaaatacCATCTTGCTCTGGCAAGAATTGCTATGATCAAAAAGACAACAGATAACACGTGGCGGTGAGGATTGTGGAGAAAGGGGGGTCCTTTTCCCACTGTTTGTAGGAATGTGAATTAGTATTACCATCATGAAAAAGAGtaaggaggttcctcaaaaaataaaaaataaaactactatataATCTTGATACAGTGTGTTTTttgcaaaaggaaataaaatcagaatattaaAGAGACATACACTCTTCTATGTTcactgtagcactattcacaTTGACAAGATTTCAAGTTAATTTacgtgtccatcaactgatgaattcGTGAggaaaatacaatatatatatatatatgtgtacaattgaataaaaaggaatgaaatcctgtcatttgttaGAACATGGATGAAATAGGAGATCCTTatgtttagtgaaataagccaagaaCAAAAAGACTAGTACtgtatgatctcactcatatgtggaatatgaaaaagtttatttcaatGAAGTTCAGAGCAGAATGTTTGTTACTAGAGGCTTGGAAGAGCAAGTGGGAAGGCAGGAGGGGGAAAAATTTTTCAATGGATACCAATAGGTGCTCATTGACAGAGAGGAGTAAAAAGTACTGGTGCAATATTGCACAATGATGTGACTATAGATAATACTTATTCACTGTTTTACTCAAAAAGCCACATGGAGGTATATTAAACATTTGTTAGTATGAATAAATTATAGATGTTTGAGAAGATAGGTATGTTttacctgatttaaatattatactgTTTATACATATTGACACATCACATGGCATCTCTTTACTATGTAAGTGGAGCAtattgattcagaaaaaaaaaataagactagtAAATGGCCAGGAATTGTCTAGGTTCTAAGAGCCAATCATGTTTATTTgatgaattacaaaaaaaaatatatattgtcaaatttttttgttcagttttttaattgagatatatttatacattaaaaCATTAACAACACCGCTTGATGAGTTTCCTAAGGTATAGACATTGCCTTTTTCCCCCCAAGAAtatatatctccagtcctttcttcccattttctaGAGATAACCCctattttgtttcctatcttaTTAGATTACTGAAGATAAAATGGAATCAGAATATATACAGTCTTTTGCCTTCTTTAACTCAAGAACTTAAAAAAGTTTCCATGTTGTTGTGTGAATCAGTAGCTATCCTCTGAAATTTCTAAATAACAttgattttaacatttattgttacatgaatatataacaatttctttctttgtcttataGTGAGAGGTAtcatactatttaaaaataatgcttttataAGTAAGGGtataattattactattataattaAGGACATATTTTGCTTGCCTatgcatgtatttgtatatatgcatAACATGTaatatgtattatacatatttttgcctaataaaagaatataattttcatcataaaaaGACTAATAAACTCAATGATATTAATATTAGTATCATTAATATTGCCATTCACAAATGTCATCATAAAGTGAAGAGATAAGGTACACACTAGGAGTCTCATTTGTAACATGTATACCTTGCAATAATTactattcagaatatataaagagttccATCCAattgataagaaaaaataatgattaagaataaagaaaaaatatatatggaaaatgttCATCCTCAGTGATAAGTAGGGAAATATCCAAAAAATAGcttattgttttataataaataattataagaataGGGCTATACAGGATGTTACAAAAGAAtagtaagaattaaaaaatgtatgCAAAATAGATAGTGGACAACCCTAGTGAAAAATTTGAAAGTGGCTACTAAAGCTGAGGTGCAAATATGCtacaataaaatgtttatagataaagaatgataaaaaattcaaattcatataAGACAGcagtgattttcttttaaagttccAGTAAATTACATGGCCATGAATGATTTTCAAACACATGATGTTGAGTAATGCCTCAAATATGATACTATGTAAATAGGCAAAGCTAAAcagtactttgtttttttcctatgggAAATGCgctcaataaaataataagcacAAAATTCAGGTTAATGGTAATATGTAAAATGGGAGGAAACAGATTGAAAAGGAACATATATTATTAAAGTACTAATAATGTTATCTCTCTTAAGTGGGGGTCACAggtttgaccaaaaaaaaagtgataaaagaaatagagaaaaaataaaataaaagaataagctacatttttttttttttagttttagatggacacaacatttttatcttatttttatgtggtgctgaggatcagactcagtacttcatgcatgccaggagagcgcactaccacttgagccacatcccgagcccctgCATTTTTGACATACATAAGAAAAGGGAGAATAAAGGTAGTAGAACAGCCTCAAGGGCGCAGTGAGTAGAAGAAGGGTTTAATGCTTTGAGATACACATACCTGAACATATTCACAAGCTTACTGGATGACCAGCTACAGAGAACAAACTCAAGGATACATAGCCGAGTAAGATAACTGAAGAAGCTATGTCTCTGCATAAGATGAGACGCGAAGCTTTAGGGAACAAGGGAGGAATGACCTTAAAGAGATGGTAGCTCTCTTTGAGAGGAACCAGAGTGCAGAAGGTAAATGTGTATGGCTACAAATTGGCCTGTCTTTACATCACTACCTGAGTCTTAAACTTGGTTCACTCATTCATCAAATGCTTATTGAAAGTCTCTCCtttaaatcaactttaaaaaaacaatctaGTCATTCAGAGTCAAGAGTCATTTCTGGtcccacttctttctttttattatacatattcacatcccaaaagattttttttttaatttcaatcatattttcaaattctatttccTTTCCGTATCCTCTGCTATTACTCCATTTGATATGTAATACTTTATgcctatattttttaaagaaataaatttaagtgttttttgtttttcttctggctTTACCCAGTTGAAGTTAAGTattagatataatttttaaaaagaggaaaaattaaactaacaaaaaacagaaaaatatctctTTTCTTGTATTCTTCACCCGTCATATGAAGGACTTTTCCAATCCCAGGGGTCTCTATGAGCTAGTTCATATCTGCTCATCaataaatttttcatataatGGAAATTCATCCTTAATTCTTTCTTGACCTCAGTGCCTTGGAGATATCTGCTCTGGGACCACTGAAGCCTGTGAAATCTTATGGGAGCGCTTCCCTCCTGTCACTACTGCTCATGGCCCTGTGGCCCCTGGATCCTTCTGTAGTTCTACTAAGCTCTATCAGGCTGAATCTTCTATACAAGACCTTAGGGTTGTGCTGTGTTCTGCAGCTGTTTTATTGACAAATGGAGAAAATCCTTTGGTCTTAGAACCACATTTTGGTTGTTGATGATTCCTTTCTTTCTAATCTTTCCCCCATCTCTGTTTATATGGCACTttgtaataaaaacaattttttcatCCCTTTtggtggaaagaaaaaaacaagtatcTCTTTGCATCTGATTTCTATTCTGACTTATAAAGTAGCTTCTTGTAGATGTGTGGACCTAATGAAGTGGAAGTGTGGCAAAAAGTATTACCTAATTAAACCCATGGGACTTGCCTTGCTTGCTTTAGGCGCTGGGGAAGATGCTTCAGAAGACAGCTTTTCTCCACTGGGCTCTTCCCAGAGGGACCCAGGGTTGTGGTTGTGGTTATAACCTTCCTATTTGTTGGACTGCAGAACAGTCTATTGGGGAAGCAGTTTTCTAGAAGAGGTAGGTATGAGATGAAAGGTGGGTTTTGCACTttgggtatacacacacacacacacacacacacgcacactgtgtatatgtgtgtgtgtgtgtgtgtgtgtgtgtgtatatatatatatatatatatatatatatatatatatatagagagagagagagagagagagagagagagatttactTTTGAACTTAAAAAGAATACTTTGTAGAAACtgttaaattttcaaaaacacattagGCAGGAGGAAGTGCCATAGCTCAGGGATTGGGGTGGTAAGTTTGTaagacagaagtagagagaatcaTAAAATCAATTCCTGgataaattatcttttaaatttttatctggGTTATTAACTCTACGACTCTTCTTGCCTTTAATAATTTCTAGGTTAAATTGTAATGCAAGATGCTTCCATTTTGTATAGAGGAGTCAGGAAAGGTCCTTAAGAATAAAGGAATGCCAAACAACCAATGGAGCTTACTAGCTGAGATGCTGGGCTATCTATTCCCCCATGAAATATGAGTCCTACTAGGTGTATTTTAGTTCACAAGCATCTATATCAAATTGTCTTCCTCtatgcatcttttttttccttatctttccCCCATCTCTGTTTATGTGGCACTCTGTAATAAAAACAAGTTTTTCATCCCTTTGGTGGAAAGGAAAACCATGTATCTCTTTGCATCTGATTTCTATCCTGACTTAGTCCCTAAAAATCTGTCAAGTTTTCCTTTTTccagatttcaattttttaatatcaaaGTGTACTCAGTATAGAGCATGAGACTAGTTTCCTGTTTATTTCCCAATTGCctcaggaaaaggagaaaagaatgacTATACGTGTATTATTGTCTGTCATAATAGGAAAATATACTGAGGTTAAACGTACcctaaaatacaatatagggtcATATTATTAATCGTGCTTAGGAGTTCAGATTTAATTTGGAAACCTTTAGAGAGCCAATACCTGAACAAGGTTTTCAGACATTGAATCGACAACCTCTCATTTAAGAACTATTACTCCAGTACCTGAGTGACAATAAACTGGAGTGAGGCAAGTTTGAAAATGATGAGTCCAGGTAAGAGTAATTAACACAAGAAACAATCataccaaaaattattttttcttatgaacatctatttttaaagtggaaattttattaaagaaatgcaaatattaaacaaatacaaattttattaaagaaatacaattgtGGTGAGTTTGAAGAAGCaggtttttcataattttttttctttgtattctagTGATTCTGCACTGCACACATCTCTCCTGCGGGGATATTTAACAACTTGTGGAGCTATATTAGTTGTCTTCCCTAGGATGGGGACCTGATCTACTGACATGTATGGGGTTGAAGAGGGTGTTGCTCAATATCCTGTAATACAAAGGACTACTTCTTCTCTTCCCAGGTAAAGAGTCATCTGGTTTAGAATATTAACAGTGCCAAACCTGACAAAAGGTGATGTACTTTAGTTAATGAACTCTGTAGTGTGCGTGCAGTTGAGGATATTTGAAGCTCTTGCCAAACCTGCCTCTGGATATGAACTGCTTATTAAAATCTTGCAAAGGTCCACAAACTACTCTTAGAATGTGATTTCTAGATTAGTTTATTTCAAGCATTAACTAACCCCCTTACATTGTAGATCAGATTAAGTTGCATACATATCCCATGGGTCTAGGCTCTCACTTTTTAAGGTAAGTTATATTCtaactaatattccattgaatatctTTATACATCACTTTTGTTTAGTACAgtgtattgaacccaggtgtgcacAACCACCGAggcacatctgcagcccttttaattttatatttagagacacaATTGTACATcattattatatgtaatttttgtttagaccacacagtgaaaggCAGGCTCTAAATAGTTTTAAGGCTCATAATTAAAACTGCCAGTTGGCCACTCGGAAGCATTTATACCAACTTATATGTCTAAATCGCCAACTGTTGCCTAACAGAATAGTTGATAACATAATAtgttattactaaaaaaaaaatcattggcaaATTTGACAGAATTCCATTATAATTTGCAAAACAACTGAtgacaaaatgtttttttcaatagCTACTTTCAAAGCTGTTCAGCTGGCTTAAAAGGAGtttctatttgttctttgaaTATACTTGGAATTCTGACTGTGTTTTATTCCTTCAGCCCACAAGGGAAACCACTGGAAATATGGACCAGGAGAATCAGACAATGGTGACTGAATTTTACTTCTCTGATTTCCCTCCGTTTGAGAAAGGCAGCCTCTTATTCTTCATCCCTTTGCTCTTTATTTACATGTTCATCATCGTGGGAAATTTCATAATCTTCTTGGCTGTCAGGCTAGATGTCCGCCTGCACAATCCCATGTACTATTTCATCAGCGTCTTCTCCTTCCTGGAGATTTGGTACACCACGGTGACCATTCCCAAAATGCTCTCCAACCTCGTCAGCGAACAGAAGACCATCACGCTGGTTGGCTGCCTCTTGCAGATGTATTTTTTCCATTCACTCGGGGTCACAGAAGGTCTCGTCCTCACAGTGATGGCCATCGACAGGTAcgtggccatctgtcaccccctCCGCTATGCAGTCATTATGACCCCTAGGCTCTGCATCCAGCTGTCCTCTGGCTCCTGCATCTTTGGCTTCCTTATGTTGCTGCCAGAGATTGTGTGGATTTCTACTCTTCCCTTCTGTGGTCCCAAGCAAATCCATCAACTCTTCTGTGACTTTGAGCCTGTGCTGAGCTTGGCATGTACAGACACTTCCATGATTCTGGTTGAAGATGTGATCCACGCCGTCTCCATCCTCACCTCCATTTCTGTGATCACCCTTTCCTATTTAAGAATCATCACTGTGATTCTGAGGATTCCCTCGGGAGAGAGCCGTCGCAAGGCTTTCTCCACTTGTGCAGCCCACGTTACCATTTTCTTGCTGTTTTTTGGCAGCGTGACACTCATGTATCTGCGCTTCTCTGTCACATTCCCACCACTACTGGACAAAGCCATTGCATTCATGTTTGCTGTTCTCGCCCCATTTTTCAACCCAATAATCTATAGTTTGAggaacaaagatatgaaaaaagcTATTGAAAAAATGTTCTGTTCTCAAAACATGTTCAGTGTCTCTGGGAACTAGTGGGAATTCACCCTGATCTGTTGAGAGAAATCATCTACATAAGTTCAAAATGCTAGCAAATTGGTTTCTAAAATTACTGTAGATTTTTAgtgcatgttttgtttttatgttgctGATTGGGTGTTC
This region of Ictidomys tridecemlineatus isolate mIctTri1 chromosome 11, mIctTri1.hap1, whole genome shotgun sequence genomic DNA includes:
- the LOC101973019 gene encoding olfactory receptor 6K3, which codes for MDQENQTMVTEFYFSDFPPFEKGSLLFFIPLLFIYMFIIVGNFIIFLAVRLDVRLHNPMYYFISVFSFLEIWYTTVTIPKMLSNLVSEQKTITLVGCLLQMYFFHSLGVTEGLVLTVMAIDRYVAICHPLRYAVIMTPRLCIQLSSGSCIFGFLMLLPEIVWISTLPFCGPKQIHQLFCDFEPVLSLACTDTSMILVEDVIHAVSILTSISVITLSYLRIITVILRIPSGESRRKAFSTCAAHVTIFLLFFGSVTLMYLRFSVTFPPLLDKAIAFMFAVLAPFFNPIIYSLRNKDMKKAIEKMFCSQNMFSVSGN